Proteins encoded in a region of the Eschrichtius robustus isolate mEscRob2 chromosome 16, mEscRob2.pri, whole genome shotgun sequence genome:
- the CBLN4 gene encoding cerebellin-4, translating to MGSGGRALSVVPAVLLALTLPGLPVWAQNDTEPIVLEGKCLVVCDSNPATDSKGSSSSPLGISVRAANSKVAFSAVRSTNHEPSEMSNKTRIIYFDQILVNVGNFFTLESVFVAPRKGIYSFSFHVIKVYQSQTIQVNLMLNGKPVISAFAGDKDVTREAATNGVLLYLDKEDKVYLKLEKGNLVGGWQYSTFSGFLVFPL from the exons ATGGGCTCCGGGGGCCGGGCGCTGTCCGTGGTGCCGGCTGTGCTGCTGGCCCTCACTCTGCCCGGGCTGCCCGTCTGGGCGCAGAACGACACGGAGCCCATCGTGCTGGAAGGCAAGTGCCTCGTGGTGTGCGACTCGAACCCGGCCACGGACTCCAAgggctcctcttcctcccctctggGGATCTCGGTCCGGGCGGCGAACTCCAAGGTCGCCTTCTCGGCGGTGCGTAGCACCAACCACGAGCCGTCGGAGATGAGCAACAAGACGCGCATCATTTACTTCGATCAG ATCCTAGTAAATGTGGGTAATTTTTTCACCCTGGAGTCTGTCTTTGTAGCACCAAGGAAAGGAATTTACAGTTTCAGTTTTCACGTAATTAAAGTCTACCAGAGCCAAACAATCCAG gttAACCTGATGTTAAATGGAAAACCAGTAATATCTGCCTTCGCTGGGGATAAAGACGTTACACGTGAGGCTGCCACGAATGGGGTCCTGCTCTACCTGGATAAAGAGGATAAGGTTTACCTAAAACTGGAGAAAGGTAACTTGGTCGGAGGCTGGCAGTATTCCACGTTCTCTGGCTTTCTGGTGTTCCCCCTATAG